The DNA window TGATTCAACGGTTCAAAGGTTTGCCCCACTGTCTCCGAAAATCGGTTCAACTCACAGCCACTCAACAATGCACCTGCAACCGAAAACCCAGACCATTGCAGTAATTGACGACGAGAAAGAGATTGCTTGGGAAGAATTAGACTCATGGGAGTGGAAAGTGGGGATTACAGGAACATGGATTTGATTAATCGAATACTTCCAACTTTGAGCGCCAGGAGAGAGTGAACCAGGGTAAAAAGAATAACCGTAGGAACGGTAATAAAATGAATGGTGCGGAGTGTCTGCCAATTGCCAAACAGCGCCGCTAACCAGTGCAGTTGGGCAGGTTTATACATGGCGAGTCCACTGGCGATCGCTAACAGGAGAATGGGCACGATCGCGGTATACACGAGACGATGCCATGCGTAATTCTTGCGCTTTTCATTTTGGCTGACTCGCGCTGCTTTCAAGTCATTGCTACTTGCGAACCGATGCTGGTAGCGGCGTGTGATCAACACATACAATCCATAGGCAAACAGATTCAGGGAATAGAGCCACATAACGGCGAAATGCCAATCTCGCCCACCTGACAGCCACCCTCCCAGCAACAGGAGCTTGGGGAAATGCCAACCTTCCCTGCCACCAAAGACGGGATTTGCATTGTAAATCTGCAACCCACTGCTGGTCATTAAAACCAGGCTGATAATATTGACCCAGTGAAAGGTCTTGGCTAGAAACGCCTGACTGGGTAACTTTGCTTTTTGTTTAGCCGCAGTGGGTGCCATAGTGGGTTTGTCAGGCTTAATTTCTGTAAAGGGCTGTAAACTGTTGTTTGAGTTGATTCAGCTTTGGCAAGTCATTGATCACCACATAGGGGTAATTGGGATGATGGGCAATAAAGTCCTGGTGGTAATCTTCAGCCGCATAAAATCCATTTAAAGAAGCCAGTTGAGTCACGATCGGTTTTGGGAAAATATGCGCCTGGTTAAGCTGTTTGATATAGGCTTGGGCAACTTGCTT is part of the Kovacikia minuta CCNUW1 genome and encodes:
- a CDS encoding cytochrome b/b6 domain-containing protein; protein product: MAPTAAKQKAKLPSQAFLAKTFHWVNIISLVLMTSSGLQIYNANPVFGGREGWHFPKLLLLGGWLSGGRDWHFAVMWLYSLNLFAYGLYVLITRRYQHRFASSNDLKAARVSQNEKRKNYAWHRLVYTAIVPILLLAIASGLAMYKPAQLHWLAALFGNWQTLRTIHFITVPTVILFTLVHSLLALKVGSIRLIKSMFL